Proteins encoded by one window of Bradyrhizobium sp. B097:
- a CDS encoding RidA family protein: MAGTFEQNLARLGISLPATASPSANYVPARKVGSQLYISGQVPSEDGKDKYTGKLGSDFSVEEGQAAARLCAINILAQVKQALDGSLDRVVGVVRLGGFVNAVPDFKDHPKVLNGASDLMVEVFGEAGRHARAAVGCSSLPRNVPVEVDAIFEVS, from the coding sequence ATGGCAGGAACGTTCGAACAGAATCTGGCTCGATTGGGCATCAGTCTGCCCGCAACCGCGTCCCCCAGCGCCAACTACGTTCCCGCGCGCAAGGTGGGCAGCCAATTGTACATCTCCGGACAAGTCCCCAGCGAAGACGGTAAGGACAAATACACCGGCAAGCTCGGCTCGGACTTCTCGGTGGAGGAAGGTCAGGCGGCTGCCCGTCTTTGCGCAATCAACATCCTCGCTCAGGTCAAGCAGGCTCTTGACGGAAGCCTCGACAGGGTGGTCGGCGTTGTTAGGCTCGGCGGCTTCGTCAACGCGGTGCCCGACTTCAAGGATCATCCCAAGGTTCTGAACGGAGCCTCCGACCTGATGGTCGAGGTGTTTGGTGAGGCAGGACGTCACGCGCGAGCCGCCGTCGGATGCAGCTCATTGCCACGCAACGTTCCCGTCGAAGTCGACGCAATCTTCGAGGTTAGCTGA
- a CDS encoding hemolysin-type calcium-binding protein codes for MAVIRGTNSNDHLVGTPDRDFIQGLGGNDLISGGTGDDELEGNQGADTISGGAGDDFLHGNQGNDTLFGNHGNDNFMFTSGNGNDLVMDFTVGDKLHIEDGINHTGIHTLADLTSHIVAAGPNSTVVHLGEGNSITLSNVNAGDVLHHPDNYFSIMHITDQPT; via the coding sequence ATGGCTGTAATCCGCGGCACGAACTCCAACGATCACTTGGTTGGGACGCCCGATAGAGACTTTATCCAGGGTCTGGGCGGGAATGACCTGATTTCCGGCGGTACGGGCGACGATGAACTGGAAGGCAATCAGGGAGCCGACACGATCTCTGGTGGTGCGGGCGATGATTTTCTGCACGGTAATCAGGGCAACGATACTCTGTTCGGCAATCACGGCAACGACAACTTCATGTTCACGAGCGGGAACGGCAACGATTTGGTGATGGACTTCACGGTGGGGGATAAACTGCACATCGAGGACGGGATCAATCACACTGGTATTCATACGCTTGCCGATCTTACCAGTCACATCGTGGCGGCTGGCCCCAATAGCACGGTCGTCCACCTCGGAGAGGGCAATTCAATTACGCTCTCAAATGTGAATGCTGGCGACGTTCTGCATCACCCGGACAACTATTTCTCAATCATGCATATCACCGATCAGCCCACCTGA
- a CDS encoding hydroxymethylglutaryl-CoA lyase encodes MADLPNEVEIQEEGPREGFQIEPGPIASADKIRLIEALAQTGLRHIQVCSFVNPRLVPGWADADDVVAGFRPTAGVHYVGLWFNEKGLDRALAHSDKLTLSGSVALSASDAFTRKNLHRSHAENLEAMRKQTRLHLSKNVLVRRIGVMAAFGCNFQGDITPVQVISTLRDGFDIADECGVAIDNISLSDTMGWATPLRVERLLGEVRSKWPHQRITLHLHDTRGLAIANAMAGLRMGVTKFDSTVGGLGGCPFAAHKGAAGNICTEELVLLCEEMGISTGVDLDALIEVGRMAEEVVGHQLPSELLHAGSLNSFRRKASGVH; translated from the coding sequence ATGGCAGACCTGCCAAACGAAGTGGAAATCCAGGAGGAGGGGCCGCGCGAAGGCTTTCAGATCGAACCAGGACCGATTGCCTCCGCGGACAAGATTCGCCTCATCGAGGCTTTGGCGCAAACCGGGCTTCGCCACATCCAGGTTTGTTCCTTCGTCAATCCTCGCCTCGTGCCCGGATGGGCAGATGCGGATGACGTTGTCGCTGGCTTTCGGCCGACGGCCGGTGTCCACTATGTCGGGCTCTGGTTCAACGAAAAGGGACTCGATCGGGCCCTCGCGCATTCGGACAAGCTGACGCTTTCCGGCTCCGTTGCGCTGTCGGCGTCCGATGCGTTCACCCGCAAGAACCTGCATCGCAGCCACGCGGAAAACCTGGAAGCGATGCGCAAGCAGACGCGCCTCCATCTGTCGAAAAACGTTTTGGTTCGGCGGATCGGGGTCATGGCGGCGTTCGGCTGCAATTTCCAGGGCGATATCACGCCGGTGCAGGTCATCTCCACCCTTCGCGACGGCTTCGACATTGCGGACGAATGCGGTGTGGCAATCGACAACATTTCCCTGTCGGACACGATGGGCTGGGCGACGCCGCTGCGCGTCGAAAGGCTGCTCGGGGAGGTGCGAAGCAAGTGGCCGCATCAGCGGATCACGTTGCATCTGCACGACACCCGCGGGCTCGCGATCGCCAACGCGATGGCGGGCCTGCGCATGGGAGTGACGAAATTCGACTCGACTGTCGGCGGACTGGGCGGTTGTCCATTCGCCGCACACAAGGGCGCTGCCGGCAACATCTGCACGGAAGAGCTCGTGCTGCTGTGCGAGGAGATGGGGATCAGCACGGGCGTCGACCTCGATGCGCTGATCGAAGTCGGGCGGATGGCGGAAGAGGTAGTCGGCCACCAGCTGCCGAGCGAGCTTCTCCACGCCGGAAGCCTCAATTCATTTCGGAGGAAGGCGTCAGGTGTCCACTAA
- a CDS encoding GTP-binding protein: protein MQPAASSLDARIPVHVLTGFLGSGKTTFLRHLLDEPSLADTAVIINEFGEVGLDHLLVREVTEDVVLLSSGCLCCAVRDDLISTLADLLAMARSGNVAPFRQVVIETTGLADPAPIIHAVMSAPELLHRCRAGSIVTTVDGVSGCNSIQNFAEAAQQVALADCVVITKAELVEPWQVDALKVEIARVNPSVRSLTSSKGAMAPARDVFDHGENPKHLGTSHGSIQGVHSHGIKTFTVEVPGEVEWPAFVEWLELLLAARGQSILRVKGLLPVKGDERPVVIHGVQHVVYPPEYLPRWPEGSPRGWLVFIARNLTRAAIENSLPSIFATRY from the coding sequence ATGCAGCCTGCCGCTTCCTCCCTCGATGCGCGGATCCCGGTTCATGTGCTGACGGGATTTCTGGGGAGCGGCAAGACGACTTTTCTCCGGCACCTGCTCGATGAGCCGAGCCTCGCCGATACCGCGGTCATCATCAACGAGTTTGGCGAGGTCGGACTCGACCACCTCCTGGTGCGGGAAGTCACCGAGGACGTGGTCCTGCTGTCGTCGGGGTGCCTGTGCTGCGCAGTGCGCGACGACCTGATATCGACCCTGGCCGATCTTCTGGCAATGGCCCGTTCCGGCAATGTCGCGCCCTTCCGCCAGGTCGTGATTGAAACCACTGGCCTCGCCGATCCCGCGCCTATCATCCATGCCGTAATGAGCGCCCCCGAGTTGCTGCATCGTTGTCGCGCCGGAAGCATCGTCACGACGGTGGATGGTGTGAGCGGCTGCAATAGCATCCAGAACTTCGCGGAAGCGGCCCAGCAGGTCGCGCTGGCGGATTGCGTCGTCATCACCAAGGCGGAGCTTGTCGAGCCTTGGCAGGTGGACGCGCTCAAGGTCGAAATTGCCCGGGTCAATCCTTCAGTGCGGTCGCTGACGTCGAGCAAGGGCGCGATGGCGCCCGCGCGCGACGTCTTCGATCATGGGGAAAACCCGAAGCATCTCGGAACATCTCACGGATCCATACAGGGGGTGCACAGCCACGGCATCAAGACCTTCACCGTCGAGGTGCCGGGAGAGGTCGAATGGCCAGCCTTCGTCGAGTGGCTGGAATTGCTGCTGGCTGCGCGCGGCCAATCCATTCTCCGCGTCAAGGGCTTGTTGCCAGTCAAGGGCGATGAGCGGCCAGTCGTCATTCACGGCGTCCAGCACGTCGTCTATCCCCCGGAATACCTGCCGCGATGGCCGGAAGGCTCTCCACGCGGCTGGCTGGTGTTTATCGCGCGCAACCTCACGCGCGCTGCAATCGAAAATTCCCTGCCCAGTATCTTTGCGACCCGATACTAA
- a CDS encoding LysR substrate-binding domain-containing protein codes for MEIRQLRYFIAVAEELNFSRAARRLNLSQPPLSLQIKALEHEVGAPLFLRQRRGVELTQAGQILLEQARKALAQLDQAMGTAQWAARGEAGLLRIGYTGSTPIHASFSNILRRFSQAYPEIRLELLHASTSQQAEMLIDRRLDLGFLRPSPIFPPPKNMIIRRIWPDPLELFAPNDHPLLCKRGAIAVRALEPLPFIFFANASRRGLNGHVVHLCSSAGFTPNVVQEAEDGGAILGLVAAGFGVAVLPKCYGQIVVRDVVQRPLSSAKAKSHICLAYNQDRTSDQLVRFVALGSGSATAE; via the coding sequence ATGGAAATCCGACAGCTTCGCTATTTCATCGCAGTCGCCGAGGAGCTGAATTTCAGCAGGGCTGCACGCCGTCTCAACCTCAGCCAGCCTCCCCTCAGCCTCCAGATCAAGGCCCTCGAGCATGAGGTGGGCGCGCCGCTCTTTCTGCGTCAACGCCGGGGGGTCGAGTTGACCCAAGCCGGACAGATCCTGCTTGAACAGGCGCGCAAGGCGCTTGCGCAGCTCGATCAAGCGATGGGAACGGCGCAGTGGGCTGCACGCGGAGAAGCGGGCCTGCTGCGCATCGGCTACACGGGGTCAACCCCCATCCATGCGTCGTTCTCCAATATCCTGCGCCGCTTTTCGCAAGCCTACCCGGAGATACGTCTCGAGCTGCTTCACGCCTCCACCAGCCAACAGGCCGAGATGCTGATCGACCGTCGGCTCGATCTCGGATTCCTGCGACCGTCCCCGATATTTCCGCCCCCCAAGAACATGATCATTCGTCGGATCTGGCCCGACCCGCTGGAGCTGTTTGCGCCGAACGATCATCCCTTGCTGTGTAAGCGCGGGGCCATTGCCGTACGGGCGCTGGAGCCGCTGCCGTTCATCTTCTTTGCGAATGCCAGCCGCCGCGGCCTGAATGGTCACGTCGTACACCTTTGTAGCAGCGCAGGATTCACGCCCAACGTGGTCCAGGAGGCAGAAGACGGCGGCGCCATTCTGGGCCTCGTGGCCGCGGGTTTTGGGGTTGCCGTGCTGCCGAAATGCTACGGTCAAATCGTCGTACGCGACGTCGTGCAGCGCCCGCTGAGCTCGGCGAAAGCAAAAAGCCATATTTGTCTTGCCTACAACCAGGACCGCACGTCCGATCAACTGGTGCGATTTGTGGCACTCGGATCAGGTTCGGCCACAGCGGAGTAA
- a CDS encoding DUF3422 domain-containing protein, producing MIDELDLRTFRPHPQRGAVLGEVHARPFTRLVSPFSVIHFAFLAQGEAAASDRCRFIDFCLEHNLPPPDQSTKHHQVVIGPAMLRWEQHSEFTTFTWIWTNANGGAAHQFDKVDDTVRSLIRALQQTGQLLVAIKLEVEQVASPTGRAEQIFDKDSLAMVVTRGGAGIAASDFRVDKNGFTKILVCDLGLTSHELGALVQRLLEIETYRPLALLGLSAALELAPSVDRIDRRLVDALEKMQSGAGLQFNNHLLAELTALAASFERRATGSLFRFGASRAYNELVQSRLSIIEGNDVSGYPTWSSFLARRMAPAMRTCATVEDRQAALSVKLARAADLLRTRVDVEIEQQNRDLLHAINERARQQLRLQCTVEGLSVGAIGYYVVSLFSYLAKGAHDVGLRVEPSFLTAVFVPIAVGVIWLVSYNIRKRHLKHDGASSVAGD from the coding sequence ATGATCGATGAACTGGATCTGCGAACCTTCAGGCCACATCCGCAACGCGGCGCCGTGCTTGGTGAAGTGCACGCACGCCCCTTCACGCGCCTTGTTTCGCCATTCAGCGTGATCCACTTTGCTTTTCTCGCGCAGGGCGAGGCAGCCGCAAGCGATCGCTGCCGCTTTATCGATTTCTGCCTAGAGCACAATCTTCCACCGCCTGACCAATCGACGAAACATCATCAGGTTGTGATCGGGCCTGCTATGCTACGCTGGGAGCAGCATTCGGAATTTACAACATTCACCTGGATCTGGACTAACGCGAATGGTGGTGCCGCTCACCAATTCGACAAAGTTGATGATACCGTCCGATCGCTGATCCGTGCGTTGCAGCAGACGGGACAATTGCTGGTCGCGATCAAGTTAGAAGTTGAGCAGGTCGCCTCGCCGACCGGGCGCGCCGAACAGATTTTTGACAAGGACAGTCTGGCCATGGTTGTAACAAGGGGCGGTGCAGGCATTGCCGCCTCAGACTTCCGCGTGGACAAAAACGGCTTCACGAAAATTCTCGTCTGCGACCTCGGGTTGACGTCGCACGAACTCGGAGCGCTGGTGCAACGGCTCCTTGAAATCGAGACTTACCGCCCGTTGGCGCTGCTTGGCCTGTCGGCGGCCCTTGAGCTTGCACCGTCTGTTGATCGCATTGACCGCCGACTAGTTGACGCGCTCGAAAAAATGCAAAGTGGTGCGGGGCTGCAATTCAACAACCATCTGCTTGCCGAACTGACGGCGTTGGCCGCCTCCTTCGAAAGACGCGCGACCGGTAGCCTGTTTCGCTTCGGCGCCAGCAGGGCCTATAACGAACTGGTCCAATCACGACTGTCTATCATTGAAGGCAATGATGTCTCGGGCTATCCGACCTGGTCGTCGTTTCTGGCGCGCCGCATGGCTCCGGCGATGCGAACCTGCGCGACCGTGGAGGATCGTCAGGCGGCGCTGTCGGTCAAGCTCGCGCGTGCCGCCGATCTGCTGCGAACCCGCGTCGACGTTGAAATCGAACAACAGAATCGTGACCTGTTGCACGCTATCAACGAGCGCGCGAGGCAGCAACTTCGACTGCAGTGCACCGTCGAAGGACTGTCGGTCGGGGCGATAGGATATTACGTGGTCAGCCTGTTTAGCTATCTTGCCAAGGGCGCGCACGATGTCGGACTGCGAGTAGAGCCCTCGTTCCTAACCGCGGTCTTCGTGCCGATCGCGGTCGGCGTGATCTGGCTAGTGAGTTACAATATCCGAAAGCGTCACCTCAAGCACGACGGTGCGTCCTCGGTGGCTGGCGACTAA
- a CDS encoding MFS transporter, whose amino-acid sequence MHGPATRTTVALADGSAAGAVDTDNASAAAMINARLDRLPMSWPIWNLVLMVALGAWFEIYDVFFTAYIGPGLVRSGTFTTSTVNFFGFAGLGAFVAAMFAGLFVGTLVFGQLADRFGRRVVFTGALLWYTAAAALLACQHSAEWIIFFRFLTGIGAGAEIVTIDSYTTELVPANSRGKSFAFLQAIQFSAVPTVALVAWYFVPTAPLGFDGWRWVIWIGCLGATAVWFIRLGLPESPRWLAQRGCLAEADAIVSRLEYKIVARTGAPLPEPQPYPPVAQEQNARFAELWQSRYRGRTIMMMVFNFFQSIGYYGFASWVPTLLIAKGINVTHSLLYSFVIAIANPIGPLLSMSFAERIERKWIVVGSASAIAIIGIIFSRQEEAALIVPLGVAMALASNCLTFSYRAYQAELFPTRMRSRAIGAVYSVSRVSAMFSGFLIAFCLRDYGVTGVFALIAGAMAIVVVTIGVFGPRTNGLKLEAVSG is encoded by the coding sequence ATGCATGGGCCGGCGACACGAACGACCGTCGCACTCGCGGATGGCAGCGCAGCGGGAGCGGTGGATACCGATAACGCATCGGCTGCGGCCATGATCAATGCGCGCCTTGACCGTCTTCCGATGAGCTGGCCGATCTGGAATCTCGTCTTGATGGTCGCCCTTGGCGCCTGGTTCGAGATCTACGACGTCTTCTTCACCGCCTACATCGGACCGGGGCTCGTCAGAAGCGGAACTTTCACGACCTCGACCGTGAATTTCTTCGGCTTCGCCGGACTGGGGGCTTTCGTGGCTGCCATGTTTGCCGGCCTGTTCGTCGGAACGCTCGTGTTCGGCCAATTGGCCGATCGCTTCGGGCGGCGGGTCGTCTTCACTGGCGCGCTGCTCTGGTATACGGCCGCAGCCGCCTTGTTGGCCTGTCAACACAGCGCGGAGTGGATCATCTTCTTTCGGTTTCTAACCGGCATTGGTGCAGGCGCGGAGATCGTGACGATCGACTCCTATACCACCGAGCTCGTGCCGGCGAATTCGCGCGGAAAGTCGTTTGCCTTCCTCCAGGCGATACAGTTCTCCGCGGTCCCGACCGTCGCGCTGGTCGCTTGGTATTTCGTGCCGACGGCTCCCCTTGGCTTTGACGGATGGCGCTGGGTGATCTGGATCGGGTGCCTGGGCGCAACGGCCGTCTGGTTCATCCGGCTCGGCTTGCCGGAAAGTCCGCGATGGCTGGCGCAGAGGGGCTGCCTCGCCGAGGCGGATGCGATCGTTTCCCGGCTTGAGTACAAAATCGTGGCGCGGACCGGCGCGCCTTTACCCGAGCCGCAGCCTTACCCTCCCGTGGCCCAAGAGCAGAACGCGAGATTTGCCGAGCTGTGGCAATCCCGATATCGGGGGCGAACCATCATGATGATGGTGTTCAACTTCTTTCAGTCGATCGGTTACTACGGGTTTGCAAGTTGGGTTCCGACGCTCCTCATTGCCAAGGGCATTAACGTTACGCACAGTCTGCTCTATTCCTTCGTCATCGCGATTGCCAACCCCATCGGTCCGTTGCTGTCGATGTCCTTCGCCGAGCGAATCGAACGCAAGTGGATCGTAGTGGGATCTGCCTCAGCGATCGCGATCATTGGAATAATCTTCTCCAGGCAAGAGGAAGCCGCTCTCATCGTGCCCCTGGGCGTTGCCATGGCCTTGGCCAGCAACTGTCTCACATTTTCCTATCGCGCCTATCAAGCGGAGCTCTTCCCCACGCGCATGCGCAGCCGCGCCATTGGTGCCGTCTATTCAGTTAGCCGCGTCAGTGCGATGTTTTCGGGTTTCCTGATCGCGTTTTGCCTCCGCGATTACGGTGTGACCGGCGTATTCGCGCTGATCGCGGGAGCCATGGCGATCGTTGTTGTGACGATCGGTGTGTTTGGACCGCGCACCAACGGACTGAAGCTCGAGGCGGTTTCCGGGTAG
- a CDS encoding CaiB/BaiF CoA-transferase family protein, with product MSTKPLTGLKVLEFSHTIMGPCAGLILADLGADVIKVEPAPDGDHTRRLPGFGAGFFASFNRNKRSIAINLKHPEGRATVHRLVKDVDIVLENYAPGTMERLGCGYADLEAINPRLIYLALKGFLAGPYEHRPALDEVVQFQAGLAYMTGPAGRPLRAGASVNDITGAIFGVTAALAALRERDATGRGQRISSALFESAAFFMVTHMAGAVASGYPPTPMPERRHAWAIYDVFNTSDDQVFIGVTSDKQWIRFTEEFALAALGGNPDLATNVMRASHRSWLIPAVQEALAPFSKAVIAERCERAAVSWAAVGKPTDLFNDPHLASHGGLIDIAIRTVEGAIEITRLPAMPVEFGAERERPGLTRQPPRLGEHTDEILVGAGFDRREVERLARERVIAATP from the coding sequence GTGTCCACTAAACCACTGACGGGACTGAAGGTCCTCGAGTTCAGCCACACGATCATGGGACCCTGCGCCGGCTTGATACTGGCCGATCTCGGGGCAGACGTGATCAAGGTCGAGCCCGCGCCCGACGGCGACCACACGCGCCGCTTGCCTGGCTTCGGCGCAGGTTTTTTCGCCAGCTTCAATCGCAACAAGCGCAGTATCGCGATTAACCTGAAGCATCCCGAGGGACGCGCGACTGTCCATCGGCTGGTGAAGGACGTCGATATCGTCCTCGAGAACTACGCGCCCGGCACGATGGAGCGGCTGGGGTGCGGCTATGCTGATCTGGAAGCGATAAATCCACGTTTGATCTATCTGGCACTCAAAGGCTTCCTCGCAGGTCCCTACGAGCATAGGCCCGCGCTCGATGAAGTCGTGCAGTTTCAGGCGGGGCTTGCCTATATGACAGGCCCCGCAGGGCGGCCATTGCGCGCGGGCGCTTCTGTCAACGATATCACAGGCGCAATCTTCGGCGTCACGGCCGCACTCGCAGCGCTTCGCGAGCGCGACGCGACCGGGCGAGGCCAGCGGATCAGCAGCGCGTTGTTCGAGAGCGCGGCGTTCTTCATGGTCACACACATGGCGGGCGCGGTCGCGAGTGGATACCCGCCAACGCCTATGCCGGAGCGCCGGCATGCCTGGGCGATCTACGACGTCTTCAACACGAGCGACGATCAGGTATTCATTGGCGTCACCAGCGACAAGCAATGGATCCGGTTCACCGAAGAATTTGCGCTCGCCGCCCTCGGCGGCAATCCGGATCTCGCCACCAATGTCATGCGGGCGAGCCATCGAAGCTGGCTCATCCCTGCCGTGCAGGAAGCGCTTGCCCCGTTTTCGAAGGCGGTGATTGCCGAACGTTGCGAACGCGCGGCCGTCTCATGGGCGGCGGTTGGCAAGCCGACGGACCTGTTCAACGATCCGCATCTCGCCAGTCATGGTGGCTTGATTGACATTGCGATCCGCACCGTCGAAGGCGCAATCGAGATAACGCGGCTTCCCGCCATGCCCGTCGAATTCGGCGCGGAACGCGAGCGGCCGGGGCTGACCCGCCAACCGCCGCGTCTGGGCGAGCACACAGACGAGATTTTGGTCGGCGCCGGCTTCGACCGGCGCGAGGTCGAGAGGCTGGCACGCGAACGGGTCATCGCCGCCACGCCGTAG
- a CDS encoding ABC transporter ATP-binding protein codes for MNVPIRSTGAAVEISRLSKIYETREDDEVVAIEKVDLRFEPGTFVAVVGPSGCGKSTLLSLLAGLTSASTGDISIDGEVIRKPHPKIGVVFQSDLLLYWRTVLDNVLLPIEIKKLDLAKYRVRAEELLAQVGLEGFGNKYPSELSGGMRQRVAICRALIQEPGLLLMDEPFGALDALTREQMIMDMQAMWLRVQNTVVFITHGIDEAVFLADRVLVMSPRPGRIDLDLKIDMPRPRQWSAIHENKEFHGYVRQIRDIFEARGVLVAH; via the coding sequence ATGAATGTCCCTATCCGGTCCACCGGCGCCGCGGTCGAGATCTCCCGGCTTTCGAAAATCTACGAGACGCGCGAGGATGACGAAGTCGTCGCCATCGAGAAGGTAGACCTCAGGTTCGAGCCTGGTACCTTCGTTGCGGTGGTGGGCCCGAGCGGATGCGGAAAGAGCACGCTCCTTTCGCTGCTCGCAGGCCTTACATCTGCCTCGACGGGCGACATCTCGATCGACGGAGAGGTGATCAGGAAGCCGCATCCCAAGATCGGCGTGGTCTTCCAATCCGATCTTCTGCTCTACTGGCGCACTGTCCTCGACAACGTCTTGCTGCCGATTGAGATCAAGAAGCTCGATCTTGCCAAATACCGTGTGCGTGCTGAGGAGCTGCTCGCGCAAGTCGGTCTCGAAGGCTTCGGCAACAAGTATCCATCAGAACTCTCGGGTGGCATGCGTCAGCGCGTGGCGATCTGCCGTGCGCTGATCCAGGAGCCTGGCTTGCTGCTGATGGATGAGCCGTTCGGAGCTCTTGATGCCCTGACCCGCGAGCAGATGATCATGGATATGCAAGCGATGTGGTTGAGGGTGCAGAACACAGTGGTGTTCATCACCCACGGCATCGATGAAGCCGTCTTTCTCGCAGATCGCGTTCTCGTGATGTCTCCGCGTCCCGGAAGAATCGATCTCGACCTCAAGATCGATATGCCGCGTCCGCGCCAGTGGAGCGCAATCCACGAGAACAAGGAGTTTCATGGGTATGTCCGACAGATCCGCGACATATTCGAAGCCAGAGGCGTTCTCGTCGCTCACTGA
- a CDS encoding ABC transporter substrate-binding protein → MAVLSTGSAVVLLSQDASAETLSLRFSWKLKGEYAFFYLGQKNGLYKDANIDLHLGEGAGAQAALAAVVQGQEDLAVVPGIFALTAIQKGMPVKIVALYQPAAPVVFISHQENPVLKPADLEDKSIASSVGETSTAYLNEFCTRNRIDCGKIKKINMDSQVRISEFMQRRVDVVGVYRTSDLPLLKEKTGGNLAVLDLPEFGLTVPGLAVVARGDSVEKNAVVLRRFFAATDKAIEMTRKDPDAATAALKTVWRAGPSDSIVREQVEATSRSIPASAGKPTGWVDESTISNAVHLVKAAEDVGGPKPLSSFYTNELLAR, encoded by the coding sequence ATGGCGGTGCTGAGCACGGGGAGCGCCGTCGTTCTATTGTCTCAAGACGCATCCGCGGAGACCTTGAGTCTCCGCTTCAGCTGGAAGCTGAAGGGGGAGTATGCGTTCTTTTATCTTGGGCAGAAGAACGGTCTCTACAAGGATGCGAATATTGACTTGCACCTCGGCGAGGGCGCGGGGGCACAGGCGGCACTTGCTGCCGTTGTGCAGGGACAGGAGGATCTGGCTGTAGTTCCCGGCATATTCGCGCTCACCGCCATTCAGAAGGGAATGCCAGTGAAGATCGTGGCCTTGTATCAGCCAGCAGCTCCCGTGGTGTTCATATCGCATCAGGAAAACCCGGTCTTGAAGCCTGCCGATCTTGAGGACAAGTCGATCGCGAGCTCGGTCGGTGAAACATCCACCGCATATCTCAACGAGTTTTGCACCCGGAACAGGATCGACTGCGGCAAGATAAAGAAGATTAATATGGACAGCCAGGTGCGAATTTCCGAGTTCATGCAGAGGAGGGTCGACGTTGTTGGCGTCTATCGTACGAGCGACCTGCCACTGCTCAAGGAAAAGACGGGCGGCAACCTTGCCGTGCTCGATCTGCCGGAATTTGGCCTGACCGTTCCTGGCCTTGCGGTCGTCGCAAGGGGCGATTCCGTGGAGAAGAATGCCGTCGTGCTTCGGCGTTTCTTTGCCGCGACGGACAAGGCGATCGAGATGACAAGGAAGGACCCGGACGCAGCCACCGCCGCGCTCAAGACGGTCTGGCGAGCCGGACCGTCCGACTCGATTGTCCGCGAGCAGGTCGAAGCGACCTCACGATCGATTCCCGCCAGCGCAGGAAAGCCCACCGGCTGGGTTGATGAAAGCACGATTTCCAATGCCGTTCATCTCGTTAAGGCCGCTGAGGACGTTGGTGGGCCGAAGCCGCTCTCGTCATTCTATACCAATGAACTTCTGGCGCGGTGA
- a CDS encoding ABC transporter permease, whose protein sequence is MRGKKRTWSGWLDRYSALLVGAVLIGAWQVFVPLSGLSEFVLPTPLAIAKRIVRDTSLLTAHTYVTLLEVVFGFAIGVLMGIPLALSIFYSKAFERAIYPILVGLQTVPKISLAPILVLYLGYGWAPKIVLAFLISFFPIVISTVVGLQSLDKSLVNLVRSMGANEWQTFFKLRLPAALPNIFGGFKVAISLAVIGAVIGEYVAAERGLGYLQLQANSQFDTTLNFATVVTISALGVILYFIIDVVESRFSYKRDAGK, encoded by the coding sequence ATGAGAGGCAAAAAACGAACCTGGAGCGGCTGGCTGGATCGCTATTCGGCGCTTCTCGTCGGCGCTGTGCTCATCGGAGCCTGGCAAGTTTTCGTGCCGCTCTCCGGACTTTCGGAGTTTGTCCTGCCGACGCCGCTGGCTATCGCCAAGCGCATCGTCAGGGACACATCGTTGCTCACGGCCCATACCTATGTGACGCTGTTGGAGGTGGTCTTCGGTTTCGCCATCGGCGTCCTGATGGGTATCCCGCTGGCCCTGTCCATCTTCTATTCCAAGGCCTTCGAGCGAGCCATCTATCCGATCCTCGTCGGACTCCAGACCGTTCCCAAGATATCGCTGGCGCCGATCCTGGTGTTGTATCTCGGCTACGGATGGGCGCCGAAGATCGTACTTGCATTCTTGATCTCGTTCTTCCCAATCGTGATCTCGACGGTCGTCGGCCTGCAATCTCTGGACAAGAGTCTCGTTAACCTCGTCCGCTCCATGGGAGCGAATGAATGGCAGACCTTCTTCAAGCTGCGCCTGCCGGCCGCGCTTCCAAATATCTTCGGCGGCTTCAAGGTGGCCATCTCACTGGCCGTCATCGGTGCGGTCATCGGCGAGTATGTTGCCGCCGAGCGAGGCCTCGGATACCTGCAACTCCAGGCAAATTCGCAGTTCGATACCACGCTGAACTTCGCCACCGTGGTGACGATCTCGGCGCTGGGCGTGATCCTTTACTTCATCATCGACGTGGTCGAGTCCCGCTTCTCGTATAAGCGCGACGCCGGCAAATGA